Proteins encoded by one window of Methylovirgula ligni:
- the purF gene encoding amidophosphoribosyltransferase, translating to MDAANDVLTESGEVETDCFPLDLEADRLREECGVFGIFGHPAAAAITALGLHALQHRGQEAAGIVSFDGHRFNSERRLGLVGEHFSKASTIERLPGRRAIGHVRYSTTGETILRNVQPLFSEISSGGFAVAHNGNLTNGLTLRHNLVSDGAIFQSTSDTEAILHLVSRSRRPRIIERFIEALRQIEGAYSLVCLTNKKLIGARDPLGIRPLVLGELDGCYILASETCALDIIGARFIRDIENGEVVVISESGIESLHPFPKRPARPCIFEYIYFARPDSVVHGRSVYEVRKAMGKQLARETALEADVIVPVPDSGVPAALGFSQESGIPFELGIIRNHYIGRTFIQPTQSIREHGVRLKHSANRAAVAGKRIVLIDDSIVRGTTSVKIVQMMREAGAREVHFRISSPPITHPDYYGIDTPERDKLLAATHSLAEMRDYIGCDSLAFLSVDGLYRAMGEPGRDAARPQFTDHCFTGDYPTNLTDVAGETKSQLSLLAEAG from the coding sequence ATGGATGCGGCAAACGATGTTCTGACCGAGTCGGGTGAGGTCGAAACGGATTGTTTCCCACTCGATCTCGAAGCCGACCGACTGCGCGAGGAATGCGGCGTCTTCGGCATATTCGGTCACCCGGCCGCCGCCGCGATTACAGCCCTCGGCCTCCACGCCCTGCAACATCGCGGACAAGAAGCGGCAGGCATCGTCAGCTTCGACGGCCACAGGTTCAATTCCGAACGCCGACTCGGCCTCGTCGGCGAACATTTCTCCAAAGCCTCGACCATAGAACGCCTGCCCGGCCGCCGCGCCATCGGCCATGTGCGCTATTCGACCACCGGCGAAACCATTTTGCGGAACGTCCAGCCGCTGTTCAGCGAAATCAGCTCCGGCGGCTTCGCCGTCGCCCACAACGGCAATCTGACCAACGGCCTCACGCTGCGCCATAATCTCGTCAGCGACGGCGCGATCTTTCAATCGACCTCCGACACCGAAGCCATCCTGCACCTCGTCTCGCGCAGCCGCCGCCCGCGCATCATCGAGCGCTTCATCGAAGCGTTGCGGCAGATCGAGGGCGCCTATTCGCTGGTCTGCCTCACCAACAAGAAGCTGATCGGCGCGCGCGATCCTCTGGGCATCCGCCCGCTCGTCCTTGGCGAACTCGACGGCTGCTACATCCTCGCATCCGAAACCTGCGCGCTCGATATCATCGGCGCACGTTTCATTCGCGACATCGAGAATGGCGAGGTCGTGGTGATCTCGGAAAGCGGGATCGAAAGCCTGCATCCCTTCCCCAAACGGCCGGCGCGCCCCTGCATCTTCGAATATATCTATTTCGCCCGGCCGGATTCGGTCGTCCACGGCCGTTCTGTTTACGAAGTGCGCAAGGCGATGGGCAAACAGCTCGCACGCGAGACGGCGCTTGAGGCCGATGTCATCGTCCCGGTGCCGGATTCGGGCGTTCCGGCCGCGCTCGGCTTCTCGCAGGAATCGGGCATCCCCTTCGAGCTCGGCATCATCCGCAATCACTACATCGGCCGCACCTTCATTCAGCCGACGCAATCGATCCGTGAGCATGGCGTACGCCTGAAGCACAGCGCCAACCGGGCGGCAGTCGCCGGCAAAAGGATCGTGCTGATCGACGATTCCATCGTTCGCGGCACGACATCGGTGAAGATCGTCCAGATGATGCGCGAGGCCGGGGCGCGCGAAGTCCACTTCCGCATCTCCTCGCCGCCGATCACGCATCCCGATTATTACGGCATCGACACGCCGGAACGTGACAAGCTGCTCGCCGCCACCCATTCGCTCGCCGAGATGCGCGATTATATCGGTTGCGATTCGCTCGCCTTCCTCTCGGTCGACGGTCTCTACCGCGCGATGGGCGAGCCGGGCCGCGACGCGGCGCGGCCGCAATTCACCGACCATTGCTTCACCGGCGATTATCCCACCAATCTCACCGACGTTGCGGGCGAGACGAAATCGCAGCTCTCGCTGCTTGCCGAAGCCGGCTAG
- a CDS encoding SDR family NAD(P)-dependent oxidoreductase — translation MSEQDHARPLLGRVALVTGASRGIGRAVALELARAGAHVIALARTQGALEELDDAIRAEGNEATLVPCDVTDFEALDRLGATVYERWKRLDIFIGNAGELGAITPLPHIDPATWEKVLAVNLTANWRLLRALDLPLRVADAGRVVLITSGVAHHAEFKPYWGAYAVSKAALDALARTYAAETATTSNVKVMLANPGPLRTVMLAKAMPGIDPATLKTPEDFAPKLLPLVLPSWTQTGKLYDFPTDRVLRFGVPEAA, via the coding sequence ATGAGCGAGCAGGATCACGCGCGGCCCTTGCTCGGCCGCGTCGCGCTGGTTACGGGCGCTTCGCGCGGCATCGGCCGTGCCGTCGCACTGGAACTCGCCCGCGCCGGCGCACATGTCATCGCGCTCGCGCGCACGCAGGGCGCCCTCGAAGAGCTTGACGACGCCATTCGCGCCGAAGGCAACGAGGCGACGCTCGTGCCGTGCGATGTAACCGATTTCGAGGCGCTCGACCGGCTCGGCGCGACCGTCTACGAGCGCTGGAAGCGGCTCGATATTTTTATCGGAAACGCCGGCGAACTCGGCGCCATCACGCCGCTGCCGCATATCGACCCCGCCACCTGGGAGAAGGTTCTCGCCGTCAATCTCACCGCGAACTGGCGGCTTCTGCGCGCGCTCGACCTGCCGCTGCGTGTGGCGGATGCCGGCCGCGTCGTGCTGATCACATCGGGCGTCGCGCATCACGCCGAATTCAAACCCTATTGGGGCGCCTATGCCGTCTCGAAGGCGGCGCTCGACGCGCTGGCGCGCACCTATGCAGCCGAAACCGCGACGACTTCCAATGTGAAGGTGATGCTTGCCAATCCGGGGCCGCTGCGCACGGTGATGCTGGCCAAGGCCATGCCCGGCATCGATCCGGCAACACTGAAGACGCCGGAAGATTTCGCGCCGAAACTGCTGCCCCTCGTGCTGCCGTCCTGGACGCAGACCGGCAAGCTCTACGATTTTCCGACCGACAGGGTTTTGCGCTTTGGCGTGCCGGAAGCTGCCTGA
- the radA gene encoding DNA repair protein RadA, which yields MAKAKTNFVCQSCGAIAPRWQGRCDSCGAWNSMIEEAPNAGAPPALTGGKGRVFALLPLGGASEPAPRVATGISEFDRVTGGGFVPGSVLLLGGEPGIGKSTLLIQVCGALAQQGLGVVYISGEEALDQVRLRAERLGLAQAPIAFAAETKVEDIVVTLRHSRPPALLVIDSIQTMWTDVVDSVPGTVTQVRGAAQALIRYAKTTGAAVILVGHVTKDGQIAGPRVVEHMVDAVISFEGEGARDFRILRALKNRFGAAHEIGVFEMTGRGLAEVINPSALFISGHAEASPGNAVFAGLEGTRPLLTEIQALVAPSPLGMPRRAVVGWDPNRLAMIIAVLEARAGLRLSQHDVYLNVAGGLRIAEPAADLAAAAALVSSLTGQSLPPHCVFFGEIGLSGAIRPVAHVATRLKEAAKLGFTHAVVPPAQETGAIDNMLLKTCADVADLVALIAAPKAQNARRKEPTAG from the coding sequence TTGGCAAAAGCAAAAACCAATTTCGTCTGTCAAAGCTGCGGCGCCATTGCGCCGCGCTGGCAGGGCCGCTGCGATTCCTGCGGCGCCTGGAATTCGATGATCGAGGAAGCACCGAACGCCGGCGCGCCGCCCGCGCTCACCGGCGGCAAGGGCCGCGTCTTCGCCCTCCTCCCCCTCGGCGGGGCGAGCGAACCGGCGCCCCGCGTCGCGACCGGCATCAGCGAATTCGATCGCGTGACCGGCGGTGGCTTCGTCCCCGGCTCCGTGCTGCTGCTGGGCGGCGAGCCGGGCATCGGCAAATCGACCCTGCTCATCCAGGTCTGCGGCGCGCTGGCGCAGCAGGGCCTGGGCGTCGTCTACATCTCCGGCGAGGAGGCTCTCGATCAGGTGCGGCTACGCGCCGAGCGGCTCGGCCTCGCGCAGGCGCCGATCGCCTTCGCCGCCGAAACGAAAGTCGAGGACATTGTCGTCACGCTGCGTCACAGCCGCCCGCCCGCTCTGCTCGTCATCGATTCGATTCAGACCATGTGGACCGATGTCGTCGATTCCGTCCCCGGCACGGTGACGCAGGTCCGCGGCGCGGCGCAGGCGCTGATCCGCTACGCCAAGACGACAGGCGCCGCCGTCATTCTCGTCGGCCATGTCACCAAGGACGGGCAGATCGCCGGGCCTCGCGTCGTCGAGCATATGGTCGACGCGGTCATCTCCTTCGAGGGCGAAGGCGCACGCGATTTCCGCATCCTGCGCGCGCTCAAGAACAGATTCGGCGCGGCGCATGAGATCGGCGTCTTCGAGATGACCGGACGCGGTCTCGCCGAAGTCATCAATCCTTCGGCCTTGTTTATTTCGGGCCACGCCGAGGCTTCGCCGGGCAATGCCGTCTTCGCCGGGCTCGAAGGCACGCGGCCGTTGCTCACCGAGATTCAGGCGCTGGTCGCACCGAGTCCCTTGGGCATGCCGCGCCGCGCCGTCGTCGGCTGGGATCCAAACCGGCTCGCCATGATTATCGCCGTGCTCGAAGCCCGCGCGGGGCTTCGGCTCAGCCAGCACGATGTCTATCTCAATGTCGCCGGCGGCCTGCGCATCGCCGAACCCGCAGCCGACCTCGCCGCCGCGGCGGCGCTTGTTTCCTCGCTCACCGGGCAGAGCCTGCCGCCGCATTGCGTCTTCTTCGGCGAGATTGGCCTCTCAGGCGCGATTCGCCCGGTCGCTCACGTTGCGACGCGCCTGAAGGAGGCGGCGAAGCTTGGCTTTACCCATGCCGTGGTGCCGCCCGCACAAGAGACCGGCGCGATCGACAATATGCTGTTGAAAACCTGCGCCGATGTCGCCGACCTCGTCGCCTTGATCGCAGCGCCAAAAGCGCAAAATGCGCGGCGCAAGGAACCGACCGCAGGGTGA
- a CDS encoding replicative DNA helicase: MAATTFPVTVRTAQPSEPAYRVPPHNIEAEQALLGAILVNNDAFDRVSDFLKVEDFSDELHRRIYDVASRLIREGKLATPITLKTFLGEHSLGEITISQYLARLAAEATTIINAADYGRMIHDLAVRRELIVIGEDMVNGAFDAPVSSSPRTQIEDAERKLYSIAEAGRYDGGFQRFSDTLAIAVDMAAKAWERDGRLSGLASGFYELDNKLGGLQASDLVIIAGRPGMGKTAFATNIGFNVAKAYEFEVRPDGTHAAKNGGIVGFFSLEMSAEQLATRIIAEQAAVPSHKIRRGDISESEFHRVAQAARDMQSVPFFIDQTGGISIAQLAARARRLKRQRGLDLLIVDYIQLLSASKTRSDSRVQEVTEITTGLKALAKELNVPILALSQLSRQVESRDDKRPQLSDLRESGSIEQDADVVMFVYREEYYLKNKQPREGTEEFLTWQAQMEEAFGKAEIIIGKQRHGPTGTVELAFEAEMTRFGNLAHEEDLPARI, encoded by the coding sequence ATGGCCGCCACGACCTTTCCAGTCACCGTTCGCACCGCGCAGCCCAGCGAGCCCGCCTATCGCGTGCCGCCGCACAATATCGAGGCGGAGCAGGCGCTGCTCGGCGCGATCCTGGTCAACAACGACGCCTTCGACCGGGTGTCGGACTTCCTCAAGGTCGAGGATTTTTCCGACGAATTGCACCGGCGCATCTACGATGTCGCCAGCCGCCTCATCCGCGAGGGCAAGCTGGCGACGCCGATCACGCTGAAGACCTTCCTCGGCGAGCACAGTCTCGGCGAAATCACCATCTCGCAATATCTGGCGCGGCTCGCGGCCGAGGCGACGACGATCATCAACGCCGCCGATTACGGCCGGATGATCCACGATCTCGCAGTGCGGCGCGAGCTCATCGTCATCGGCGAGGATATGGTCAATGGCGCCTTCGACGCGCCGGTCAGCAGTTCGCCACGCACGCAGATCGAGGACGCCGAACGCAAGCTCTATTCGATCGCCGAGGCCGGCCGCTACGACGGCGGCTTCCAGCGGTTTTCCGACACTTTGGCGATCGCCGTGGATATGGCCGCCAAAGCCTGGGAGCGCGACGGGCGGCTCTCGGGCCTCGCCAGCGGCTTCTACGAGCTCGACAACAAGCTTGGCGGCCTGCAGGCCTCGGACCTCGTGATTATCGCCGGTCGTCCGGGCATGGGCAAAACCGCCTTCGCCACCAATATCGGCTTCAATGTCGCGAAAGCCTATGAATTCGAGGTGCGGCCGGACGGCACGCATGCGGCGAAGAACGGCGGCATCGTCGGCTTCTTCTCGCTCGAAATGTCGGCCGAGCAATTGGCGACACGTATCATCGCCGAGCAGGCGGCCGTGCCCTCGCACAAGATCCGCCGCGGCGACATTTCCGAGTCCGAGTTCCACCGCGTCGCGCAGGCCGCACGCGATATGCAGTCCGTGCCCTTCTTCATCGATCAGACCGGCGGCATTTCCATCGCGCAGCTCGCCGCCCGCGCGCGGCGGCTGAAGCGCCAGCGTGGACTCGACCTGCTCATCGTCGACTATATCCAATTGCTCTCGGCCTCGAAGACGCGCAGCGACAGCCGGGTGCAGGAGGTGACCGAGATCACGACGGGGCTCAAGGCGCTCGCCAAGGAATTGAACGTGCCGATCCTGGCTTTGTCGCAGCTTTCGCGTCAGGTCGAGTCGCGCGACGACAAGCGGCCGCAACTCTCGGACCTGCGCGAATCGGGTTCGATCGAACAAGACGCCGACGTGGTGATGTTCGTCTATCGCGAGGAATATTATCTCAAGAATAAACAGCCGCGCGAAGGCACGGAAGAATTCTTGACTTGGCAGGCGCAGATGGAGGAAGCCTTCGGCAAGGCCGAGATCATCATCGGCAAGCAGCGCCACGGGCCGACCGGCACCGTCGAACTCGCCTTCGAGGCGGAGATGACGCGCTTCGGCAACCTCGCGCACGAAGAGGATTTGCCGGCGCGGATTTGA
- a CDS encoding CvpA family protein — MPSYLDLGVIAIVLISAALAMVRGFTREVLAIASWGAAAVAAIYFHPLVLPFVKPYISKDTVALAAAAAIVFFATLIVVSIITVKVSDAILDSKVGPLDRSLGFVFGAARGLLLCVIAFAFFNWLVPEKAQPGWVRDAKTKPLLVSTGDQLMALLPDDPEGLLNKLKKAKPTAGDEAVPDSDSDGKLTPTAPTAAPAAPGAAPAPAPNTTPPAPAPAAPAPAQAPN, encoded by the coding sequence ATGCCCTCCTATCTCGATCTCGGCGTCATCGCCATTGTTCTGATCTCAGCGGCTCTCGCCATGGTCCGAGGGTTCACGCGCGAGGTTCTGGCGATCGCCTCCTGGGGCGCGGCGGCCGTCGCGGCGATCTATTTTCATCCCTTGGTGCTGCCTTTCGTAAAGCCCTACATCAGCAAGGACACGGTGGCGCTCGCGGCAGCGGCGGCAATCGTCTTCTTCGCTACGCTGATCGTCGTCTCGATCATCACCGTCAAAGTCTCCGACGCCATTCTCGATTCGAAAGTCGGGCCGCTCGACCGCTCGCTCGGCTTCGTTTTCGGCGCGGCGCGCGGGCTTTTGCTTTGTGTCATCGCCTTCGCCTTCTTCAACTGGCTGGTGCCGGAGAAGGCGCAACCGGGCTGGGTGCGGGACGCCAAGACGAAGCCGCTGCTGGTTTCGACCGGCGACCAGCTCATGGCGCTTCTGCCCGACGATCCGGAAGGCCTGCTGAACAAGCTCAAGAAAGCCAAGCCGACCGCCGGCGATGAAGCCGTGCCGGACAGCGATTCGGACGGGAAACTGACGCCAACCGCGCCCACCGCCGCTCCGGCAGCCCCCGGCGCGGCGCCAGCGCCCGCACCCAATACAACGCCGCCGGCTCCGGCCCCTGCTGCCCCGGCTCCGGCGCAAGCGCCCAATTGA
- a CDS encoding PHA/PHB synthase family protein, which translates to MSEAVLPPEPPKPDLEPALEAAPKPRLKVVPAPAAAAQKPPEGAAPQTNGAGIDFARLSKNLAALIEQGGLALGAILQPQTDQSPSSFSASVVDAVQSFGRIAEYWLADPLRTFEARNALSEDFLALWAQTLRRMSGETVAPIVPVAAGDKRFAAPQWHESPLFDFLRQAHAIATRWVEDLVARAETDPTTQLKAQFYLRQIASALSPANFVPTNPELLHETLASSGDNLVRGIANLTADIKAGNGSLRISQSDSSKFVLGVNMATTPGKVIIRNDLMELIQYAPATETVFKRPLLIVPPWINKYYILDLNQQKSFVRYAVEQGHTVFLISWVNPDARHRDKDFEAYIDESIMTVLDVIAEVTGEREVNALGYCVGGTLLSIALAYMARRKDTRIASATFLTTQTDFADAGDLRVFIDESQISALEESMAEKGYLDGAKMANVFNMLRPNDLIWSFVVNNYIRGQSPMPFDLLTWNSDATRMTPACHSFYLRNCYLENKLSRGKMKIRGAPVYLWDIKVPVYSLATREDHIAPASSVFTGMKLFGSDVRFVVAGSGHIAGVINPPAKPKYQYWTGGSLSETYTDWLKAATETPGSWWPDWAAWIAAQAPEKVAAREPGGDKLMPLCDAPGTYVRAKA; encoded by the coding sequence TTGAGTGAGGCAGTGTTACCGCCGGAACCACCCAAGCCGGACCTTGAGCCCGCCCTTGAGGCGGCCCCCAAGCCGCGCCTCAAGGTAGTCCCTGCCCCCGCGGCGGCGGCTCAAAAGCCGCCGGAGGGCGCCGCGCCGCAGACCAATGGCGCCGGTATCGACTTCGCCCGGCTTTCCAAGAATCTTGCCGCCCTGATCGAGCAAGGCGGATTGGCGCTGGGCGCCATCCTGCAGCCGCAGACGGACCAATCCCCCTCCAGCTTTTCGGCGAGCGTCGTCGATGCGGTGCAGTCCTTCGGTCGTATCGCCGAATATTGGCTCGCCGATCCGCTGCGCACATTCGAGGCGCGCAACGCTCTCTCGGAAGACTTCCTCGCCTTGTGGGCGCAGACGCTGCGCCGCATGTCCGGCGAAACCGTCGCGCCGATCGTGCCGGTCGCGGCCGGGGACAAGCGTTTCGCCGCGCCGCAATGGCACGAAAGCCCGCTCTTCGATTTCCTTCGTCAGGCCCACGCCATCGCCACGCGCTGGGTCGAGGATCTCGTCGCACGCGCCGAAACCGATCCGACGACGCAGCTCAAGGCGCAATTCTATCTGCGCCAGATCGCCAGCGCTTTGTCGCCGGCAAATTTCGTCCCCACCAATCCCGAATTGCTACACGAGACTCTCGCCTCCAGCGGCGACAATCTCGTCCGCGGCATCGCCAATCTCACAGCCGACATCAAGGCTGGCAACGGATCGCTCAGGATCAGCCAAAGCGATTCCTCGAAATTCGTGCTCGGCGTCAACATGGCCACGACGCCGGGCAAGGTGATCATCCGCAACGATCTGATGGAATTGATCCAGTACGCGCCGGCGACCGAGACCGTGTTCAAGCGACCGCTGCTGATCGTCCCGCCGTGGATCAATAAATATTACATCCTCGATCTCAATCAGCAGAAGAGTTTTGTCCGCTACGCGGTCGAGCAAGGCCACACGGTCTTTCTGATCTCCTGGGTCAACCCGGACGCGCGCCATCGCGACAAGGATTTCGAGGCCTATATCGACGAAAGCATCATGACCGTTCTCGACGTCATCGCCGAAGTGACAGGCGAGAGAGAAGTGAACGCGCTCGGCTATTGCGTCGGCGGCACGCTGCTCTCGATCGCCCTCGCCTATATGGCGCGCCGCAAGGACACCCGCATCGCCAGCGCGACTTTCCTGACGACGCAGACGGATTTCGCCGATGCCGGCGATCTGCGTGTCTTCATCGACGAGTCGCAGATCAGCGCGCTCGAAGAGAGCATGGCCGAGAAAGGCTATCTCGACGGCGCGAAAATGGCGAATGTGTTCAATATGCTGCGGCCGAACGACCTGATCTGGTCCTTCGTTGTCAACAATTACATCCGCGGCCAGTCGCCGATGCCGTTCGATCTCCTGACCTGGAATTCCGACGCGACGCGGATGACACCCGCCTGCCATTCCTTCTATCTGCGCAATTGCTATCTCGAAAACAAATTGAGCCGCGGCAAGATGAAAATCCGCGGCGCACCGGTCTATTTGTGGGATATCAAAGTCCCCGTCTACAGCCTCGCGACGCGCGAGGACCATATCGCGCCGGCAAGCTCCGTCTTCACCGGCATGAAGCTGTTCGGCAGCGACGTGCGCTTCGTCGTCGCCGGCTCCGGCCATATCGCCGGCGTCATCAACCCGCCGGCGAAACCGAAATATCAATATTGGACGGGCGGCTCGCTCTCGGAAACCTATACCGACTGGCTGAAGGCCGCGACCGAGACACCGGGAAGCTGGTGGCCCGATTGGGCCGCATGGATCGCCGCGCAAGCACCTGAAAAAGTCGCCGCACGCGAGCCCGGCGGCGACAAGCTGATGCCGCTTTGCGATGCGCCCGGTACTTATGTGCGGGCGAAGGCCTGA
- the rplI gene encoding 50S ribosomal protein L9 yields MDVILLQRVVKLGQMGDTVRVKNGYARNFLLPTGKALRATEANKKRFQDQKVELEAHNLQLKSEASAVAEKLEGQSFVIIRQAGETGQLYGSVSARDIAEAVSAGGFKVARDQIVLLAPIKTLGLHDIAVHLHPEIETKIVINVARSPQEAERQAKGEAVNVVEEATIQELGLEVGAALAEANGEEG; encoded by the coding sequence TCTCCTCCAACGCGTCGTCAAGCTCGGCCAGATGGGCGACACGGTTCGTGTCAAGAACGGCTACGCGCGCAATTTCCTGCTGCCGACTGGCAAAGCCCTGCGCGCGACCGAAGCCAACAAGAAGCGCTTCCAGGACCAGAAGGTCGAGCTCGAAGCCCACAACCTGCAGCTCAAGAGCGAGGCGAGCGCCGTCGCCGAGAAGCTCGAGGGTCAGAGCTTCGTCATCATCCGGCAGGCGGGCGAAACCGGCCAGCTCTACGGCTCGGTCTCGGCGCGTGACATTGCCGAGGCGGTGAGCGCCGGCGGCTTCAAGGTCGCCCGCGACCAGATCGTGCTCCTGGCGCCGATCAAGACGCTCGGCCTGCACGACATTGCAGTGCACCTGCATCCGGAAATCGAGACGAAGATCGTGATCAACGTCGCGCGTTCGCCCCAGGAGGCCGAGCGTCAGGCCAAGGGCGAGGCGGTCAACGTCGTCGAGGAGGCCACGATCCAGGAACTCGGCCTCGAAGTCGGCGCGGCGCTTGCCGAGGCCAACGGCGAAGAAGGCTAA